The Pantanalinema sp. genome segment GAACCACGCCCATGATCATCGGAATCCTCGGAGCCCTCATCATCGCCGGCCTGATCGGGCTGGGGCTGGTCGCCATGCGCGACCCCGAAGGGGGGCTGGTCGCCCAGGACCTCCCGGCCCTGATCGTCCCGAAGGAGGCGCTGCTGGACCCGAATCAGGCCCGGGTCTTCGCGTTGCTCGAGGGGATCGCCGGCCGGGAGAACCTCGCCATCTTCCCCAGGGCCCGCCTCGAGACCGCCTTCGACCCCGGGCGGCTGACTCACACCGGCTGGCACCGCATGCGCCAGGCCCCGGTGGACTTCCTGCTGGCGCACCGCGACACCCTCGCCCCGGCGGGCCTGATCCTCCTCGAGGGCGGCGAAAAGGCCACCTACCTCGAGGAGGAGAACCGCCAAATGAAAGAGAGCGCGATCGCCGAATCCGGCGTCCCGCTCTTGAAGGTCTCGATCTCCCCCGACAAGCCCCTCGACGTCGCCGCCGAGGAAGTGCTCGCCTGGGTGAGGGATGTGGTGCGCTACTCCGAGGGAAGCAGGACCCAGGTCGACTTGTTGTAGTCGAAGAAGACCATGGATCGGCGGATCTTGTTGCCAAGCTCCTCGTAGGGCACGTAGGGCTCGGCGGAGCTGACCTCGTTGGTCTGGAGGTTGGTGCCGACGCAGTACTTGACGCCCTCGAGCTCGAACAGGGTCATGCACAGCGTGCGCTTCTCGCCCTCGACGTACCAGAGCTTGTTGTCCGCCACCTCGTAGCGCACGTTCGGGTTATCGGCCGCGAGCTCGGCGGTCCAGGCCTGGGCGAGCGAATCGTCCCAAGAGAACACGTCATGGCCGCAGTAGCGGTCCTGATCGAGCAGCTTGGTCACGACGAAAACGCGGGCCTGCCCCTCGGCGTCGGTCTCCTTGACCAGCATCCCGGGCTGTAGCTCTTTGCTCTTCAACTTCAAATGGCCTCCTTGAACAGGTGATTTTGCGGGTAGGGCAACTGGTGAGTGAGAGGGGGTGCGGGCGAATGCGACCAGGTATCGGCGACGATTGGAGTTCATCTCAGCAGGATTCTAGCCAAGATTCTAACCATGTTCAGCAGCCGCACCACCTCGGTTTGGACGAAAAAGATCGGCGAGCGCGGTCGTTCGAAAAATGGGGCGCGCCCGGGTGAGCCCTTACCAGCGATGGGGAATGGCGTCACTAAACCATTATAGGGGATCGAGGGCCCAACTTGCGACCTTTGTGGGGCGCGCGCGCGTAAAGATTAACGAATCGTTTGCCGCCGGCCGGCCTGCAGCGGTAGAATATCGAACCGCGCGGGGGATCGCCCCCGCGCCAACCTACGAATCCCGTTCGGAAAGGACCTTGGCCGATGACAGCGCCCCAAACCTCCCTCGAGCGCCCCGCCGTCTTCACCCCCGACTTCGTGCGAAAGGCCTACGCCCGCCTCGAGCAGGAGCTCGAGGGACTGTCGGGCGACGCCCAGTGGGAGGCCTTCTACCTGCGCTGGAACGCGCTGAAGTGCTTGATCTCCGGGGAGCACGCGCGCCGCGTCTACACCGAGGCCCAGGACGTCTCGAACCAGGCCGCCGAGGAGGCCAGCCGGGTCATGCGCGAGGAGGTCGTCCCCGTCAGCGAGGAGCACGACGCCCGGATCCGCGAGGCCGTGCTCGCCTCCGCCTCGCGCGCGGCGCTCGAGGCGCGCTTCGGCACCCTGCTCTTCTCCCAGTTCCAGATCGAGCAGGAGGCCTTCTGCGCCCCCAACATCCCGCTCAACGTCGAGGCGAGCGATCTTGCCACCCGCTACGAGCGCGCCCTGGGCACCGCCGAGATCGAGGTGGACGGAGAGACGCTGACCCTGAGCCGCGCGGGCGCCCTCTTGACCCATCCGGAGGAGACCAAGCGAAAGGCCGCCTGGGAGGCCATCTCCGACTGGACCTTCGCCCACGGCGCCGAGTTCCACGGCATCTACTCGGGTCTGGTTCGCCTGCGCCAGGCCATGGCGACGAACCTGGGCGAGGCCGACTTCATCCCGGTCGGCTACCGCAAGATGCGCCGCCTCGACTACGGCCCCCAGGAGGTCGCGACCTTCCGCGAAGGGATCAAGCGGCACATCGTGCCCCTGCTCGCGAAGCTGCGCGCCAAGCAGGCCGCATGGCTCGGGGTTCCGAGCGTCAAGCCGTGGAACATGAGCTTCTTCCCCGGCCTCTCGCTGCCGCCGGGGGTCGCGCCCATCGGCGAGCAGATGGCGCGCGCCGAGGCGCTGTTCGACCGGCTGCACCCCAAGCTCGGCGGCCACTTCCGCCACATGGCCAAAGAGGGCCTGATCGACCTCGAGAACCGTCCCGGCAAGCGCCCGGGCGCCTTCTGCACCTCCTTCGACGACACCGACCAGGTCGTCATCTTCTGCAACAGCACCGGCAACGAGGACGACGTCAGCACCCTCACCCACGAGATGGGCCACGCCTTCCAGGGCTGGGAGAGCCGCTGGATCGTGCCGCTCGAGCTGCGCTGGCCGAGCATGGAGGCCTGCGAGATCCACTCCATGGGCATGGAGTTCCTGGCCCTGCACGAGCTGGACGCCTTCTTCTCGCCCGAGGACGCCCGCAAGTTCCGCAAGCTCAAGCTGATCGACACCCTCACCATGCTGCCCTACATCGCGGTGGTCGACGCCTTCCAGCACTGGGTCTACGCCCACCCCGAGCATTCCCTCGAGGCGCGCGACGCCGAGTGGGATCGCCTGTGGGACGAGTACCTGCCCGGCGTGGACTTCTCGGGCCTCGAGGCCCACAAGGCGGTGCGCTGGAAGCGCCAGGCCCACATCTTCGCCGATCCTTTCTACTACATCGACTACGCCATCGCCGAGTCGGCCGCCCTCCAGCTCTGGCGCATGGCCGAGAAAGACCGCAAGGCCGCCATGGCGACCTACATGGAGCTGTGCCGGATCGGCGGCAGCCAGTCGCTGCTCGACATCTTCTCCTCGGCGGGCCTCGTCTCGCCCTTCGATCCCGAGGTGTTCGCCCCCTCGGTCGAGGCGATCGCGGCCGAACTGGAGCTGTAGCGTACCCGGATGAGCGACGCGCACGATCCCGACCAGAAGCTCGACTGGCTCGCCCATACCCCTCTGGGCGAGCTGGAGGGGGCCATCGCCCGGCGCCTGGCGGCGGCCTTCGAGGCCGGCCGCATGGAGGGGCACGACGCCGGCAGCCGGGTGGCCGCCGACAAGGTGAGGGCCGCCTTCCAGGAAGGGGAGGCCGCCGCCTCGGCGCGGCTCACTGCCGAGCTCGAGCGCAAGCGCGAGAACTGGGAGGCCGAGGCCGCCTCGCGCGCCGCCTCCGAGCTCGAGCGCGCGCGCACCGCGTGGGAGGCCGCCGTCACGGCGCGCCTGAGCTCGGACTTCGAGAAGAAGCTTCTCGAGCGCGAGGCCTCGCGCGCCGAGGCGACCCTGAAAGAGGCCGAGGAGCGGGGCCTGGCCTTCGAGCGGCTGATGCGCGAGCGCGAGCGCGCCATCGAGGCGCGGATGCATGCCAAGCTCGACGAGGAGCGGCGCAGGTTTCCCCTGGACGGATGGCAGCCGGGGCCGCGGCGATCGCTCGGCATCGAGGGCTCGCGCAGCTGGGCGCTCGGCGTGATGCACCTGAGCGACGAGGCCACTTCCGACGAGATCCGCCAGCGCTTCCGCAAGCTCTCCCTTCTCATGCACCCCGATCGCCAGCCCGGCCTCGACGACGCCTACATCAAAAATCTCCAGCGCGCTCGCGATATTTTGGGCGGCTAAGGCGCGCCACGACGCGATCCGGATAAATCACTGTCGCCAAAAACATCTCATTGCCTGTATTATGCCGATCGCACCCGGCGCAAAGCGCCAAAACACGACCATTTCCCCAACCCCACGGGGACCATGGTCTCTTCCTTTCCGCGCCGACGCCGCTCACCATGAGCAACGGTTCGCATGAGCGCGGCAGGACAGCGCGATCGCCTTCTCGAAGGAGCGTTTCGATGAGACTGAGCATCAAGACCAAGTTACTCGCCAACACCACCGCCGTCCTCCTCTTGATGGGGATCGTGGGGGGAATCGGCCTCCTGGGCATGAACAACGCCCAGCAAGAGGCCAAGAAGCTCTACCAGGTCGAAATGAAGGGTCTCACCCACCTCTCCAAGATCCAGTTCGACCTGGCGATGCTCCGGTACGCGGCCGCGGTGATCGTCAGCCAGGAGCGCCGCGAGGACATGCAGGCGAGCGTCGACATGGGCCACGCGCGAGAGACCGAGATCCTCGCCCAGCTCTCGGAGTACCAGAAGCTCCCGCTCGACCAGGACCTCAAGAGCAACCTCGAGACCCTGGAGAGCGAGGTCAGGGCCTACCTCCCCGCCAAGGAGCGCACCTTCGAGCTGGCCCTCGCCGGGGACCCGGTCATGGCCCGGCACAACATGACCAGCAACGCCAAGCGAAAGTTCGAGACGGCCATCGCGGCCCTCAACGAGACCTCGAAGCTCGCCACCGAGCGGGCCAAGCAGCGCTCCGAGAGCGTGGACCGGGCCGCCGCCCTCTCCCGCAACCTGAGCATGGGCGTGTTGCTCGCCGCGATCCTGATCGGCCTCGGGCTGGGGCTGTACGTGGCCCAGCTCCTCGCCGGCGGCATCGAGACGATCGCCCGGGCGGTCCGCGGCATCGCCGCGGGCGACCTGGACCAGCGCGTCGAGGTGCGCTCGAACGACGAGCTCGGCCAGATGGCCCGCGACTTCCAGGGGATGGTCGGCTACCTTAAGGAGGTGGCGGGGATCGCCGAGGCCATGAGCCGCGGCGACCTGAGCCGGAGCCTCAAGCCCAAGGGCGATCGCGACCAGTTCGGCAACGCCATCGCCTCGATGATCGAGAGCCTGCGCGCCATCGCCGGCCGGATCCAGACCAGCGCCGAGCAGGTGGGTGAAAAGGCCGAGCAGATCCGCTCCTCGAGCGTCCGGCTGGGTCAGACGACCTCGGTGCAGGCCTCGAGCGCCGAGGAGACGTCGGCCGCGATGGAGCAGATGGCCGCCAACATCCAGTCGGTCGACCACAGCGCCCAGACCCTGGGCGGCAAGGTCAACCAGCTGCGGGGCCAGTCCGAGGAGCTGGCGGCCGCCGTCACCCAGACCTCGAGCGCCATCGCCGAGCTCGCCGCCAGCATCCAGCAGGCCTCGGGCAACGTCGCCCACGCCAACCAGGTGGCCACCGAGGCCGCCGGCGCCGCGAACGAGGGCGAAGGGGCGGTCGCGCGGACCGCTGAGGGGATGGGCGAGATCGCCCGCACCATGGACGGCATCCAGACGACCATCCGGGTCCTCGACGAGCGCTCCGGCCAGATCGGCGCCATCGTCGAGGTGATCGACGACATCGCCGAGCAGACCAACCTTCTGGCGCTCAACGCCGCCATCGAGGCGGCGCGCGCCGGGGACGCCGGTCGCGGCTTCGCGGTGGTCGCCGACGAGGTGCGCAAGCTCGCCGAGCGCTCCGCCAAGGCCACCCGCGAGATCGGCGAGCTGATCAAGGGCATCCAGCACGAGACCTCGCAGGCCGTCGACGTCACCCGCGAGGGGGCGCACAAGGTCGAGCAGGGCGTGCAGCTCGCGAACAACACCGGCGAGGCCCTCGCCCGGATCAAGCAGGCAGCGACGCGCGTCAGCGACCTGCTCTCCGAGGTCACGGTGGCCACGAGCGAGCAAGCGCG includes the following:
- a CDS encoding DUF2726 domain-containing protein; this translates as MIIGILGALIIAGLIGLGLVAMRDPEGGLVAQDLPALIVPKEALLDPNQARVFALLEGIAGRENLAIFPRARLETAFDPGRLTHTGWHRMRQAPVDFLLAHRDTLAPAGLILLEGGEKATYLEEENRQMKESAIAESGVPLLKVSISPDKPLDVAAEEVLAWVRDVVRYSEGSRTQVDLL
- a CDS encoding M3 family oligoendopeptidase, which encodes MTAPQTSLERPAVFTPDFVRKAYARLEQELEGLSGDAQWEAFYLRWNALKCLISGEHARRVYTEAQDVSNQAAEEASRVMREEVVPVSEEHDARIREAVLASASRAALEARFGTLLFSQFQIEQEAFCAPNIPLNVEASDLATRYERALGTAEIEVDGETLTLSRAGALLTHPEETKRKAAWEAISDWTFAHGAEFHGIYSGLVRLRQAMATNLGEADFIPVGYRKMRRLDYGPQEVATFREGIKRHIVPLLAKLRAKQAAWLGVPSVKPWNMSFFPGLSLPPGVAPIGEQMARAEALFDRLHPKLGGHFRHMAKEGLIDLENRPGKRPGAFCTSFDDTDQVVIFCNSTGNEDDVSTLTHEMGHAFQGWESRWIVPLELRWPSMEACEIHSMGMEFLALHELDAFFSPEDARKFRKLKLIDTLTMLPYIAVVDAFQHWVYAHPEHSLEARDAEWDRLWDEYLPGVDFSGLEAHKAVRWKRQAHIFADPFYYIDYAIAESAALQLWRMAEKDRKAAMATYMELCRIGGSQSLLDIFSSAGLVSPFDPEVFAPSVEAIAAELEL
- a CDS encoding DnaJ domain-containing protein, with the protein product MSDAHDPDQKLDWLAHTPLGELEGAIARRLAAAFEAGRMEGHDAGSRVAADKVRAAFQEGEAAASARLTAELERKRENWEAEAASRAASELERARTAWEAAVTARLSSDFEKKLLEREASRAEATLKEAEERGLAFERLMRERERAIEARMHAKLDEERRRFPLDGWQPGPRRSLGIEGSRSWALGVMHLSDEATSDEIRQRFRKLSLLMHPDRQPGLDDAYIKNLQRARDILGG
- a CDS encoding methyl-accepting chemotaxis protein → MRLSIKTKLLANTTAVLLLMGIVGGIGLLGMNNAQQEAKKLYQVEMKGLTHLSKIQFDLAMLRYAAAVIVSQERREDMQASVDMGHARETEILAQLSEYQKLPLDQDLKSNLETLESEVRAYLPAKERTFELALAGDPVMARHNMTSNAKRKFETAIAALNETSKLATERAKQRSESVDRAAALSRNLSMGVLLAAILIGLGLGLYVAQLLAGGIETIARAVRGIAAGDLDQRVEVRSNDELGQMARDFQGMVGYLKEVAGIAEAMSRGDLSRSLKPKGDRDQFGNAIASMIESLRAIAGRIQTSAEQVGEKAEQIRSSSVRLGQTTSVQASSAEETSAAMEQMAANIQSVDHSAQTLGGKVNQLRGQSEELAAAVTQTSSAIAELAASIQQASGNVAHANQVATEAAGAANEGEGAVARTAEGMGEIARTMDGIQTTIRVLDERSGQIGAIVEVIDDIAEQTNLLALNAAIEAARAGDAGRGFAVVADEVRKLAERSAKATREIGELIKGIQHETSQAVDVTREGAHKVEQGVQLANNTGEALARIKQAATRVSDLLSEVTVATSEQARASSQIVTASERMADVNQQVTGAVVEMNDLTRTVSYATTEQRQGADQVVIAVESLSKSAQDAAGATEQVSRAADELNAQAAALREAIGFFQLGATVSVAIEQTPRPLAIPARL